One Spea bombifrons isolate aSpeBom1 chromosome 1, aSpeBom1.2.pri, whole genome shotgun sequence DNA window includes the following coding sequences:
- the MEX3C gene encoding RNA-binding E3 ubiquitin-protein ligase MEX3C, protein MRREPGPSPECSQAECKGGAMPGGGAPVASWGPEEIRVRLAALGLDAPVETEVLAEGETEERPGEEEADDTVEGGGLAAQALYPGLLMEGGYPGAADQTALTMRRKSVNTNELVPVPSSEHVAEIVGRQGCKIKALRAKTNTYIKTPVRGEEPIFVVTGRKEDVAMAKREILSAAEHFSMIRASRNKNGPSAASMQCAPNLPGQTTVQVRVPYRVVGLVVGPKGATIKRIQQQTHTYIVTPSRDKEPVFEVTGMPENVDRAREEIEMHIAMRTGNYIEINEENDFHYNGTDVSFEAGAIAASSWLGVNPTAPSRNRMISNYRNDSSSSLGSGSTDSFFGSNRLADFSPSSPFNTSNFWFGETAPSANSEDPADASAFDPIPSSSETIWAPYDPVSSLSGYRSEAAAKSQRRGSLSPTFPEGLEYPPARSMRSDMSSTSEIGLPIYIPAFSNGTNSYSSSSGGSTSSSPPETRRKNDCVICFDNEVTAAFVPCGHNFFCMECANKVCENNVPLCPVCQTSVNQAIQIHS, encoded by the exons ATGAGGAGGGAGCCAGGCCCGAGCCCCGAGTGCAGCCaggcagagtgtaagggaggtGCCATGCCGGGTGGAGGAGCTCCCGTGGCCTCCTGGGGGCCAGAGGAGATCCGGGTGAGGTTGGCCGCGCTCGGCCTGGATGCCCCGGTCGAGACTGAGGTACTTGCCGAAGGGGAAACAGAGGAGAGGCCCGGAGAGGAGGAGGCTGACGATACCGTGGAGGGCGGAGGACTGGCGGCCCAGGCCCTGTACCCTGGGTTGTTGATGGAGGGAGGGTACCCCGGGGCAGCGGACCAGACCGCCCTGACCATGCGCAGAAAGAGCGTCAACACCAATGAGCTGGTCCCGGTGCCCAGCTCTGAGCACGTAGCGGAGATCGTAGGGAGGCAAG GTTGCAAGATAAAGGCGCTGAGGGCCAAGACAAACACGTACATAAAGACGCCGGTCCGCGGGGAGGAGCCCATTTTTGTCGTCACCGGAAGGAAGGAGGATGTCGCTATGGCCAAACGGGAGATTCTGTCCGCGGCGGAGCACTTCTCCATGATCCGAGCGTCCCGCAACAAAAACGGGCCGTCTGCGGCGAGCATGCAGTGCGCCCCCAACTTACCGGGCCAGACCACGGTGCAGGTGAGGGTCCCGTACAGAGTTGTCGGCCTCGTCGTCGGACCCAAGGGAGCCACCATTAAAAGGATACAGCAGCAAACGCATACGTACATCGTCACTCCGAGCAGAGACAAGGAGCCCGTGTTCGAGGTGACCGGGATGCCCGAAAATGTCGACCGAGCGCGCGAAGAAATCGAGATGCACATAGCCATGCGCACCGGCAACTACATCGAGATAAACGAAGAGAACGATTTCCATTACAACGGAACCGACGTGAGCTTTGAGGCCGGGGCCATCGCCGCTTCTTCTTGGCTCGGCGTGAATCCCACAGCTCCCAGTCGCAACAGAATGATTTCCAACTATCGCAACGACAGCTCGAGCTCCCTGGGAAGCGGCTCCACGGATTCGTTTTTCGGTAGTAACAGGCTGGCCGACTTTAGCCCGTCGAGTCCCTTCAATACAAGCAACTTCTGGTTTGGAGAAACCGCGCCGAGCGCGAATTCCGAAGATCCGGCAGACGCGTCTGCCTTCGATCCGATTCCGTCGTCCTCCGAAACCATCTGGGCTCCTTATGACCCCGTGAGCTCGCTTTCCGGCTACAGGAGCGAGGCGGCCGCGAAGTCTCAGCGCCGGGGAAGTCTGTCTCCTACCTTCCCGGAGGGTCTGGAATATCCTCCAGCGAGGAGTATGAGGAGCGACATGTCAAGCACAAGCGAGATCGGGCTTCCTATCTATATCCCGGCTTTCTCCAACGGTACCAACAGCTACTCTTCTTCCAGCGGCGGGTCGACGTCCAGCTCCCCGCCCGAGACGAGGCGGAAGAACGACTGCGTCATATGCTTCGATAACGAAGTCACCGCGGCGTTCGTTCCATGCGGTCATAACTTCTTCTGCATGGAGTGTGCCAACAAGGTGTGCGAGAATAACGTCCCTCTGTGCCCCGTGTGCCAGACCTCTGTCAATCAAGCGATCCAGATACACTCTTAA